The sequence GCTCGGCACAGTTTTGCGATCTAAGGCAAATAAGTCGCAATTCCATGTAGCTGGACAACAGCCTAGATATTCATGTGCGTACTATACACATCAgcgcagggtttcatctaggattttaAGTTTGGGGAGGGGAAGCTTGGAAAGGTTGTGCGCGGAAATTTGAGGCCATGCCCACTTCCGGTCGTAACAccccctataattattgttgttagtTAGCAATTTAAATCATTAATTGACAGGCAACTCCATGTAACTTGGTATAGAACACTAAACCATGTACTAAATATACAAATAATTGTGGTAAGACTACCCAGGGAAGATGATGACCAATCATCCTCTAGCAAAGCTAGCTAAATTCACGATCTTATCGTATAAAATTGTCAAAGTTTTGGCACCAAATCATCAAAGATAATATTATCTTTGATAATTTGGTGCAAAAACGTTGACCTCGGAAATTGTCCACTAATAAGGCGAATCTCGTGAGCTAGTTAGAGAACAATAATTGTGTATGGTTTTTGTTGCCACAGTAAAAGTGTAGCGTATCATGTAGTCATTTTTACTCGGTTTTTGGGTACAGGTAATCACTTTGTTACCTAGCCGTGTGTGTAGTATAGATATTTGAGGTAACACATACAATTTGAAAGCTGTTTGTGCAGTAAATTGTATAGTTTGAAagtttgttataattatagtcaatcgAATGGATGTAATAGAAGTCTTTGTTACAGATGACTGTTAGCCCACAAAGTAGACTATAATGTGTTAGATAAATATGTTTAGTGAAGCCCACAAAATAgaacatgtatgtatagttttATATGGGTCATTTATACACAAAACTGTTCTTGAATTTGTGGTAATGGTTGAGGTGTTGATGGAGCAAGCAAGAGCATGCCTGCTTGCTGAATTCCTGACCTAGCACGATATAAGGTTGAGGTGTAAAGAGAAATCATGACCTAGCATGTTAACTATGTCAAGTTCTAGTGGTCTCCAAGACCCAGCTGTAGCTAAATTGCAAAACAATTCAGTGTGATTTTAGAAACTTTAACGGATAAATGAAGAGGTATATAGCACCATgtgattaccgtatatcttctaaatTTATCggtaattaccccggacactttTTGgggcaatttttgttgttctaatacaacggacactccagttctttaataattattacggaCAATACCTTTAAAAGTTGAGTTACGTTCATAGActgcaagtaagacttagagtgcttgcagttgagtagctagttttagatagctagtgcaactattcagtcacacactgttctattaaacttagctagctcgcatgcagctgcttgcttgttctaattattccggacacttcgcatgctctataaaaatctgttccaattatactcggacaatttccaaaataattattttctgcGGTCCGAtaagatatacggtacctctATTTGTTTGTGATTCGCTTTTTCAACCTTTGAATTTACAAGGTtttgctataatattatgctgaCAACCACACTGGGGGGTACTTATTGATGCAAATTTGCCACACAAGCAGTTAGCACTCAAGATGTAGAGCTGGATATTCATTTTCACGTGCATTGGTGTATacctatactgtataattaagccttggtgtgcgcatgcgcaagcgaggtatacggtagtgtgtttgtgtgtctgtgtagactgttgCTGCCCATGCAAGGATCAATGATTCAgaaatgcaagtaagagtttctataggcttctcgTCACGTTAGATtgcaatttgtggatttgtaaaataatgctttgttctcgagttactGATATAGCTAGGTTTTGCTtgcttggaatgccattgtagccttttTCAGAacagtgcgtagcaaaacctgtccatggagtgttgctatactCTACCTTAGAGTCTGCAAAGCTGCATTTAGCTGTttcatgcagccattaatttatgGATTTTGAACTTTCAGCAACCTTTTTAGAAACGATCATGGTTGATGATTTCCCACTTTTGCACCAATGTAAATTTaaaagctagatctagtagctTCATATGTTAGGTGCCTCCACTGAGGCCGCGATGCTTTCATTACTGGCACGGAATTATGTGCGTATAAATTATCGTCTTTTCAGGCTGTTCCTTCATCAAGTATACTATAGATGATGTCGTTGCTGCTCAAAATAGGTCAACATTAGAGGCACATGGTGCTCATTTTTATAAACGTCACTTATCTGATAAAGAGGATGGATGCGTCACAAAGGATGGATGCAAAAAACTTAAGATTGTGTGCTTTATATTAGAGTATGCATccaatacacatgcatgtacttactttctgtctatgtgtatacatgtgtatagtgAGACATTGTGATGAAGGATGTATGTTTGTTGGTTGTTGATGCCTTCTATGTTGATGTCTAGTCTGTGGTTATGATATTACATGGTTGAGGGGGCAAGCAAGAGCATGCCTGTTGGAACTGATTACCTTGCACATTTAACTGGTTTGTAAACTGATGGTGTATAAAAAATGTGAATCCTTCTAGTTGCACATGTTTAGTTCATACTGTCCTGTTAGTTAAAGATGGCTAGCTCTAGTAGTCTCCAAGGCGCAGCTGAAAAGTCTGTCATCTCAAACCTCGGTGAAATTGCGAAGACAATCCAGTGTCGATTTTCTTGTGGAGGCTCCCTTCCCCAAGTGGACAATGTGACAATACACTACACAAAGAAGCCAAGAGACTACAATGCACTAACCTTGCCAGGGGATGTGACGGAGGACAAGAATCTTCCTATGTTTCTCGAGGCCTGCTCTACTGCTAGTTTTGGCATAGGCAGCCAAACTGTCACTGACCCAACTTATAGGGATGCTCTCAAACTAGATCCAGATTGTTTCACTGCCGATTTCGAGTTAGCCAACACAACAATTCTTGGCTCTATTGCTAGCATCATGGCTGTTGGGTCATCTATCCGAGCAGAGCTGTACAAACTGAATGTCTACTCGACTGGTGGTCACTTTAAGGCTCACGTGGACACACCTCGATCTCCGGAGATGTTTGGCAGCCTGGTAGTGAGTCTCCCCTCTCAGTTCACAGGAGGTGCTCTAGTGACCAGGCACCAGAGACACACGATAACATTTGATTGGAGCTCTTCCCCGACAACCACTCAGTGGGCTGCGTTCTATAGCGATGTGGAGCACGAAGTTCTCCCTGTGACCAGCGGCCATCGCTTTACTCTCACCTACAACCTCTACACTCTGTCTGCCTGCCATCCAGTATCACTCGACGTTACTACTAGCCCTCTCCACAAAGAGCTGCAGGCTGCTTTGAAGACCCCTCACTTCATGAGAGAGGGTGGAACTCTCGGATTCTTTTGTCGCTATCGATACATAGAGTGTGAGAGTGACGAATTCCTCAAGTTTAGAGAGGCCCCTTTCCTTAAAGGAGAAGACATGATCATTTACCGTGTTGCCAAATCACTTGGTCTCTCTGTGCAGTTGAAGGCAATATGTGGAGGATATGATGATAATTAGTTACACGGATTTTATTGTACCATCGTTTAAACACAAGCATGATTTTACCGATGAAGATTTTGATGACAAAGCCAAGCTGGCAGAGGCTTTTGGCCATGTTGAGAATGCTAAGAATGTTcattggtgtgtgtggacgGGGCCGGGGAAGAGGAAGGTGCCGTTGCTGTCAGCTATTCACTTTGACAACGCTCGCTTTGGTAATGGTCCAGCTCTCGAAGTGTTTTACCAATCCGCTGCTCTGTTAATGGAAGTACCCAAGTTCACCAGTGGTCGTGGAGTTCCTGTTGCTTCAGTACAAGCTGTGCTTGGTTGTATCGAACAGGTCAATGAGGAAGTTGAAAAAGTTGAAGCCgacttaattaattttaagtcCAAAGAGATAATGCAGCTGAAGTCTGATGAGAAGATGCTACAGAATAAGCACACTAAAGTTATGACAGAGAGAAACGAACTGTTGTGCATGATCCCACCAAGCAAAAGGGCAAAGAAATGAACAGTTGTTGATCAACCATTGTGTTTTCTCTGTGTTTAACATTGTATTTATTCATTTATTCTGTTGTATTATGTTTATGCATTTACTATATGGTCGCAACAGTATGCTGTAACTAGTGCGCCATATCCGATGCATGGATATTATTAATATTttggcagtataattatgctgggtATAAGTTGGTGTCACATGCCCTTTGGACTCTGTCACTCTAGAGGTTGGGGGTTACAGGACTGTGGTTTGGTTTGGGGGGGTACTGGGCCCCAGTATTAGTGTTTCGGGGGGGGGTCAttcagcccccccccctccactggGAATCACATCGAAAGATGTGGTTAGTGCTTAACCTTCCTGTATGGGAGGGTGGGAAGCTCGAAAGTTGAGCAGTCAGTATAGTAGTTCTTCTGTAAGCAGCTGTACTTTGCACGTGATAGTAGGCAACGCGATAAGCGAGTACATGACCGGGGCCACGTCTGCACATCTGCGTGCCCTGTTCCTCAAAGCCTCTTTTTTGACTACATTAAACTACATTTTGTCAATTCTtttatacggtatatcatGTGCTTAACTTACACAATACTGCACGAGGGAGTCATCAGATATAGAGAATCTATGGCATAGTAAGAGCTGATGCCATAAAGCAATTAGTCCTCAAGTGTGAGGTTAAAGAATTATGTACGCTAGTAGTATTCGGCAATAGTGGCCCTTGACATGTGTAAAAATGTTCTACATCTACATTTGCACAAAGTCACGGTATCTCTCATTCCACAGCCTCGGTGGATGTCACGGTGCTCGGTTTCTTCAGCGACCCTCATCAACGAGTGCTCTGTGTTTGTGCTGATGGAGAGGGGGAGCCACTGGTCGTCACTCACAACCTGTTGTCAAGGCAACACTCTATCTGGTCGGCGCAAAGAGCTACTCAGAATGTGAATGCAGCAACGTGTATAGTATCATCTTTTATAAGAACAATGCATAATGTGTAGTAACTAGTCTACAGTAAAAGTTGTCCTATTCCCGGTGTATGCCAGCTAGGTgtgtatgtaccgtatagcgcgaaattttcgaggcacttatatttcgtggattggcctctaaaagccatttcgttgcacaatgttcgcggaatgactgcttaccggaagccacgcctttaaatatttgcatgtagcaggtaattcttattaacgaacacttttcgtggacttaattttcgtgtagaattccaacccacgaaatccgcgaaaattaagcccctcgaaaatttcgcgctatacggtattaagCTACTCTCTGTTTGCATCTCCTTCTGGCCCCTTTACCTTACACGCTGACACTAACCTACACTAATTCCTTACTTCATTATCATCTCATTACTTATTAGCTGTACATTGTTCTACatgaaaaaacaaaaaacaaaaactgACAAGTGGTTGCACACCCCCTTCACCTGGTACCTAAGTATCACCTCGTGGGCTTCCCGCAGGGTCTCTTCCTTCCCATCCTCTTGGGTGTTTAGTCCTATAGTCGTCTCTGTATTTCACATTGTTTGCCTAAATCATCACATAAATGTCTTAATTATGGCATGGTTTGTACATTTTACGTGAAACGTTTTAATCTAACAGGATGTCCCTGCTCATGTGATGACTCCCACGAAGCCAGCCTCTAATCTGTCGACATCACAGCACCCTCTCAGCTCCTCCGCACCTAGTTACTATGACAatgagaccacaccctctaACCTAATGGACACTCCGGTGGAAATGTTACTAAGTGCACAAAGACTAAGGAATGgaaaaggtataattatatgcaacacCATTACGTGCTGGACTGTGCTGAAATTGCAATTTCTACATATTACAAATTCTACAAAATAATTGTACGGTGTTTCTGTGCTTTCCAATGTTCCTATATCGTCTTCACATAATTTAGTAGGGCCTTCAATGCATACCCTCGTAGCTAGACGACTTCCTTATTGCAGTCACTATTTGTATTCTTGTGGTGACCGCTTTAGGTTTCATTGTATCTAGAGAAGGGTAAAGACAAATGTTATAAAGGCTTCCATTATAATCTGTCAGTACATTACCTGCGCTTTTGGTCTGCAGACCACGCCCACATGCCACTCCTCACGCAAGTACAGCGACGAGGGGTGATGGGTAGTAGCGGGAAAAGGGACAGTGGAAGTGGGGCCAAAGGTCACATGACAGGGAGATCCCCTTACATCACACGGTTACAGACACCTCACGACGGACCTACTTCTGTGGCCAAGGTGAGCGCTGTGTTTGTCCCCATCACATACCACCTTGTGTAACCTGTACGTATACGTAAGTAATTCAAACAGATTATACAAGTTTACTTACATTATCAACCGCGACACTATCCGTGTTGTATTTCAACCATTATTTTggtctctcacacacacacacacacacacacacacacacacacacacatacacacacacacacacacacacacacacacacacacacacacacacacacacacacacatacacccacacacacatacacacacacacacagctgcgcTCTAAGTCCCTCTCTCCGCACATCCTGGCTCGGATCTCGCCCTTCTCCCAGGCCGTCAACTCCCACTCTTGGTCCACCTTCTACTCCGACGAGTTCTCCTTTGGTCGCAAGTTTGAACCACTTTTTCCGCAGGTCTGCCTCAGACGATTATGGAAGGAGGGTGAAGGGTGAGTACAGAGGAGGGGTTGTGTACGAAATTATTGGTCCTGTTCTTAGTACACCTTGTACTTTAATACTTGcaaattatgtatgtataataattctTGCAATTGAGTCGAGGCATATACCGtaaattatagaaccagtaaaaaataattatttttatagaaacaatgtacaaaaaaaaagattttatatggtagtatatgggcgttataaaagagggcgtcctaccaaggctggttctataattggAACGCTTACGGTAGTGAATTTAATCTAACTCTAACCCAAGCGTAAATCGCTATAGTTGAGTTTAGTCGTATTTTTTCGTATATCTCTCCCATCCACTGTAGAGTCCCCGGGCCACTTTCTGAGGTTGCCACCGTCCACAAGACGACTGACTTCATTGGACACCAGTACCTTGTTTTGTGTCTGTCTAATCTGCAGCAGCTGTGGCTGATTCCCAGCGCATCGGAGGAGGGGAAACCTCCCTCGTTTGGGGCTGTGACCAGGCTGGTGGGTGTACAGGTGGTTCCGATTAAAGGACAGCCATTTTTTGTGGCACTGGATGTTAGTGGAGACTTGTCACTTTACAGTGGAGTatacaaggtacatgtataaatgtaCTTCAAAATTATGTTTAGCCATGTGATTAAAAGTTATGTTTATTCTGATTCATCAGGTTGCAAATCTCAGCACTCAGTATCTGCTCACCCAGTCAATTACTGATGCGGTTCCCATGGAAATGGATGATACCACGCCCACTCTCTCGTCAGCAGTCAGTGACATACGTGACCCCCTCAACGAGACGTTCACTGTGGTGCTCGGCTCGGGAGAGATGTTCCGCTGCTCTGTGTTGCAGCTGTTCAGACATCCAACAGGTTACTTATTATATAATCTGCTCCCGGTTATATACCTCTAGAGTTATAGTTACTGTGTGATTATGTGATGTGTCTCTGTTACTAACGTCATTACCATGGCTCTAAGTGTAAGGCTGATTTGGAACATATTTGCTAGCTACCAAACAACTGGTGGTAATTAAGTGTGCCAGTATTGATTTTATTCTGCTCCCTCCTTCCTATACAGTGAGCCTGTGCCTGCGAGCCTTGAGGAAGCTGCTCCCTCCTCCCCTCACTGCAGAGCTATTAACCAGTTACTACAACTCTTCTCACCATCTCCCTACGTCCCGGCTACCCCAACACTTTTACTCTTGGCTCTTATCCTGTCTCGGTATGGGTGGAGCTACAATCGAGTCGTCATGGCAACAACTACAAGGACGAATCGAATTGGACAATTTGATGGCTGCCATGCCTGCACTGAAACTGTTTAGCAGTGATATTGTAGGAGAGGTAGCTACCTCGTATaaagccccacccacctgcACCACCCCCTGTCCTTGTCTCAAGGACCACACAGAAACAGTACTGTGGGCTCTACACCTCGTGTATGAGGTGAATTCTCTCGGGTTCAATTATGATATTATTTTCGTGTTGCTTCATTCCCTGTTGCACATCTTGTTCAGTGAGGTAGATATATGCTATTTCATGCAACGACATTGCAAAGGTGCCTAATATTTTCACTTTTGACCCCAGACAGCCCTCATATTATTCCATAGAATCCTAGTGGCTATATGTTGTCTTTCTTGTACCCTCCGtttgtatatacactgtacccTCCTCCATTCATGATCCTCCCTCTCCGTCATCTAGGAGCTGAAGCTGAGGACTCTGTTTGGAGACAGTCTACCACAGCTGGCAGGACTGCTCTCTCAGATCAGCTCATCTCTCGGTCCCCCGGCTAGTGCATACGCTGACCATTACTGGAGGGACTTTCCCCACCTAGTCACGCCCACTGTGTCACCAGGGCAACCCTCCACACAGTCACCCCCTCATATACTGCAGtggctcacacacaccctaacCAACAAGCCAGTAGGTTATGTACATACGCATTGCATGTGAATTCTAAAACCTTTGTACGTATATGCATACAGTAAGGCGGGAAATTTTTGctggtgcaaatttttgctatttggctCGAGAGCCctctcagcagaaatgtttgtgggttctaatatttgcgtttcaatgccaggaaactaCACCCACAATTAgctgtgcatgtgaaataccggagCGTGATATAGTACTGTAttccagttttaattttcgcgttaactgCTCCACCttgcacctcacgaaaatttcctgcCATACGGTATTTGTAAAAGCAAGGAGTGTCGGGTTATTGATCAAAGTACTATTAGTGTTGCTCAATTGTTGCTTAAGGTTTTGTCTAGCTTGAAGCATAATTCAGCAACTGACCATTTCCTACCAATCTCTAGG is a genomic window of Halichondria panicea chromosome 15, odHalPani1.1, whole genome shotgun sequence containing:
- the LOC135348612 gene encoding uncharacterized protein LOC135348612, with translation MASSSSLQGAAEKSVISNLGEIAKTIQCRFSCGGSLPQVDNVTIHYTKKPRDYNALTLPGDVTEDKNLPMFLEACSTASFGIGSQTVTDPTYRDALKLDPDCFTADFELANTTILGSIASIMAVGSSIRAELYKLNVYSTGGHFKAHVDTPRSPEMFGSLVVSLPSQFTGGALVTRHQRHTITFDWSSSPTTTQWAAFYSDVEHEVLPVTSGHRFTLTYNLYTLSACHPVSLDVTTSPLHKELQAALKTPHFMREGGTLGFFCRYRYIECESDEFLKFREAPFLKGEDMIIYRVAKSLGLSVQLKAICGGYDDN